A stretch of the Methanobacterium veterum genome encodes the following:
- the minD gene encoding septum site-determining protein MinD, producing the protein MTRVITVASGKGGVGKTTITANLGVALSTYGEETIVLDADVAMANLELILGMEGKSITLHDVLSGEASIEDAIYEGPGGVKVIPAGISLEGLRKIRLDRLEEALSVLVESADILLIDAPAGLEKDALAAIASAQELILVTTPEVPSISDALKTKIVANKLGVEITGVVINREQHDKTFLTVNEIETILEVPVIAVVPDDPEVSRAAAFGEPLVVKNPKSPTSNAIMQLGADLIGEEYHPIEPDKKGVISKLVEGLLGRRG; encoded by the coding sequence ATGACAAGAGTTATAACCGTCGCCTCAGGTAAAGGCGGAGTGGGAAAAACAACAATAACTGCAAATTTAGGAGTAGCTTTATCTACTTATGGAGAAGAAACTATAGTGCTGGACGCAGATGTAGCTATGGCAAATTTAGAGCTTATCCTTGGAATGGAAGGAAAATCAATTACATTACATGATGTTCTATCCGGAGAAGCCTCTATTGAAGATGCCATATATGAAGGGCCAGGCGGTGTCAAAGTTATTCCTGCAGGGATTTCACTGGAAGGGCTTCGAAAAATCAGACTAGATAGACTTGAAGAAGCTTTATCAGTACTGGTTGAGAGTGCAGATATACTTTTAATAGATGCTCCCGCAGGGCTTGAAAAAGATGCGCTGGCAGCAATAGCATCAGCACAGGAATTAATTCTTGTTACAACTCCAGAGGTTCCTTCCATAAGTGACGCATTAAAAACAAAAATCGTTGCCAATAAACTGGGCGTAGAAATAACAGGTGTTGTTATAAACAGAGAGCAACATGACAAAACATTTTTAACAGTTAACGAAATCGAAACTATCCTAGAAGTACCTGTTATTGCAGTAGTTCCTGATGATCCAGAGGTAAGCAGGGCTGCAGCATTTGGAGAACCACTTGTAGTTAAAAATCCAAAATCTCCTACAAGCAACGCAATTATGCAGTTAGGTGCAGATCTAATTGGTGAAGAGTACCATCCTATTGAACCTGATAAAAAAGGAGTTATTTCCAAACTGGTTGAAGGATTACTTGGAAGAAGAGGATAA
- the minD gene encoding cell division ATPase MinD encodes MSKFIAIASGKGGVGRTTLTYNLGVGMSLFGRNVVMLDLDLVMANLDVITGLLNPDVTLHDVLAKNRSIDECVYEIEQGIRVIPTGIHFETLRHINPKYISWNKILEEIADYGDIFLMDMPAGINSNIFEGLPENVEMIIVTNSTMTSVADALKIRILSNELNIQIIGFVLNMWYDDGFLLSVNEIESILEVPMIGIIPYDREVERSMALGKSVAEINPSSPTSNALMQLTAHLLGEEYKPIEPDKEGILNRLKKFIGMLPD; translated from the coding sequence ATGTCAAAATTTATAGCAATTGCTTCGGGTAAAGGTGGAGTTGGAAGAACTACCTTAACGTACAATTTAGGAGTAGGAATGTCCTTATTCGGCAGAAATGTTGTAATGCTAGATTTAGATTTAGTAATGGCAAACTTAGATGTCATAACAGGACTTTTAAATCCAGATGTTACGTTACATGATGTTCTAGCTAAAAACAGATCAATAGATGAATGTGTTTATGAAATAGAACAGGGTATAAGAGTTATTCCAACAGGAATACATTTTGAAACACTCAGACATATTAATCCAAAATATATATCGTGGAATAAAATACTGGAAGAAATTGCAGACTATGGTGACATTTTCCTTATGGATATGCCTGCAGGTATTAATTCAAACATTTTTGAAGGGCTTCCCGAAAATGTAGAGATGATCATCGTTACAAACTCCACCATGACTTCTGTAGCTGATGCTCTTAAAATTAGAATACTCTCAAATGAACTGAATATCCAGATCATTGGATTTGTACTGAATATGTGGTATGATGATGGTTTTTTACTCTCAGTTAATGAGATAGAATCTATACTTGAAGTTCCAATGATTGGAATCATTCCATATGACCGTGAAGTGGAAAGATCAATGGCCCTTGGAAAATCTGTAGCCGAAATCAATCCATCATCACCTACAAGCAATGCACTCATGCAGCTTACCGCCCATTTACTTGGGGAAGAATATAAGCCAATTGAACCGGATAAAGAAGGTATTCTAAACCGGCTGAAAAAGTTCATAGGCATGTTACCAGACTAA
- a CDS encoding carbohydrate kinase family protein — protein sequence MSVDVVGLGTCNIDFINKVPRLVGIDDEVNVEKLVLSVGGSASNFTVGLSRLNISTGIIARIGNDYFGQLCAKKLCDEGVETQRLLSIDAPTGMVFIAVDPPGERSMYSFMGANAEFKLLKEDIDYIKSSKVLHITGMYKEVFEEASRYANFLSLNPGTLLSEYGIDKLYKPIKRSNVIFLNKKEVKILTGENLKNGTQALLDTGAKMVVVTCGKEGANLYTKDEIIHSPVKETAALDTTGAGDSFAAGFIAAYIKDKKLKECLDFANTVASSCVGKIGAMNVSRACDLDI from the coding sequence TTGTCAGTTGACGTGGTTGGACTTGGAACATGTAATATAGACTTCATTAACAAAGTTCCCCGGCTTGTAGGAATCGATGATGAAGTTAATGTTGAAAAACTCGTTTTATCTGTGGGAGGTTCAGCATCCAATTTTACAGTGGGGCTTTCCAGGTTAAATATAAGCACAGGAATTATAGCTAGAATTGGAAACGACTATTTCGGGCAATTATGTGCTAAAAAGCTCTGTGATGAAGGAGTTGAAACGCAAAGACTTCTAAGCATCGATGCACCCACAGGCATGGTATTTATAGCTGTTGATCCTCCAGGAGAAAGGTCAATGTATTCATTTATGGGTGCAAACGCAGAATTTAAACTATTAAAAGAGGATATTGATTATATAAAGAGTTCAAAAGTACTGCACATAACTGGAATGTATAAAGAAGTGTTTGAAGAAGCTTCAAGATATGCAAACTTTTTATCGTTGAATCCAGGAACATTACTCTCAGAATATGGAATAGATAAATTATATAAACCTATTAAACGATCCAACGTGATATTTTTAAATAAAAAAGAAGTTAAAATCTTAACTGGAGAAAACTTAAAGAATGGAACACAAGCACTTTTAGATACCGGCGCTAAAATGGTTGTTGTAACCTGTGGCAAAGAGGGTGCAAATCTCTATACTAAAGATGAAATAATCCATTCACCTGTAAAAGAAACTGCTGCCCTTGATACAACTGGAGCCGGAGATTCATTTGCTGCAGGTTTTATAGCGGCTTATATCAAAGATAAAAAATTGAAAGAATGCCTTGATTTTGCAAATACAGTGGCATCTTCATGTGTTGGGAAAATAGGAGCTATGAATGTGTCAAGAGCATGCGATCTGGATATTTAA
- a CDS encoding TatD family hydrolase — protein MIDAHVHADTRPYEDFEKMAVAGIETAVTCAHDPLRMSVSDVVFDHWNRILNNDIKRAAENGLKLYAALGIHPRSISEDFERALEKLPSFLENDSVVAIGEIGLETASESEKNIFKEQLQLAETLKMKTIIHTPRSNKKEITGITTSIIEENIDPKMVVIDHVDRTIVNDVIDIGAMLGLTVQPKKMTPDEAVSILDEYGFDKFYLDSDMSSSPSDPLSVPKTVHRIKLAGFNEKDIKKVSNDNAAKFFEL, from the coding sequence ATGATAGATGCACATGTGCATGCAGATACACGGCCTTATGAAGACTTTGAAAAAATGGCAGTGGCAGGTATAGAGACGGCAGTAACGTGCGCACACGATCCTCTAAGGATGAGCGTGTCGGACGTAGTTTTTGACCACTGGAACCGTATTTTAAATAATGATATTAAAAGGGCAGCAGAAAACGGATTAAAACTATATGCTGCTCTTGGAATTCATCCAAGGAGCATTTCAGAAGATTTTGAAAGGGCACTTGAGAAGCTGCCTTCCTTTTTAGAAAATGACTCTGTAGTTGCAATTGGGGAAATTGGACTTGAAACTGCATCTGAATCTGAAAAAAATATATTCAAAGAACAGCTGCAGCTTGCAGAAACTCTTAAAATGAAAACAATTATACATACACCTCGAAGCAATAAAAAAGAGATAACAGGGATTACAACATCCATTATTGAGGAAAATATAGATCCTAAAATGGTTGTAATAGATCATGTAGACCGTACAATAGTTAACGATGTTATTGATATAGGTGCAATGCTGGGGCTTACAGTTCAACCTAAAAAAATGACTCCTGATGAAGCGGTTTCAATACTGGATGAATATGGATTTGATAAGTTTTATTTAGACAGTGATATGAGTTCTTCACCTTCTGATCCTTTATCTGTTCCTAAAACAGTTCATAGAATTAAGTTAGCAGGTTTTAATGAAAAAGATATTAAAAAAGTTTCAAATGATAATGCCGCTAAATTTTTTGAGTTGTAA
- a CDS encoding helix-turn-helix transcriptional regulator, which translates to MDIIGTLNRYENIKGDIKFVTTSSVRTKIILSLNKGNKDLNTLKNELGLESSAALHSLKKLESQNIIIKKENEYSLSTIGKLYAIKSKNLFKSFYTIKKYDKIWLNHWIDGIPKNLLKEIKCLNNSFLVESTPVDIIKPHSHYTKLVNKANEIKSISPIFYYPYIDLYKNALKRDADVKLILSPLILAKMTETAGVEIINQILSSKNFKLYKIEEDVKVVFTVTENFLSLGLFSTEGLYDATINLVSYDVDAIEWGNKLFSYYLDKAQKFDLDNLSK; encoded by the coding sequence ATGGACATAATTGGCACTTTAAATCGTTATGAAAACATAAAAGGAGATATAAAATTTGTTACGACTTCAAGTGTCAGGACAAAGATCATTTTAAGCTTAAATAAAGGGAATAAGGATTTAAATACACTTAAAAATGAACTGGGTTTAGAATCATCTGCTGCATTGCACTCCCTTAAAAAACTTGAAAGCCAAAATATCATTATCAAAAAGGAAAATGAATACTCTTTATCAACAATTGGTAAATTATATGCCATCAAATCAAAAAATTTATTCAAATCATTTTACACAATTAAAAAATATGATAAGATATGGTTAAATCACTGGATAGATGGAATACCTAAAAATTTACTTAAAGAAATTAAATGCCTAAACAATTCATTTTTAGTGGAATCCACACCAGTAGATATCATAAAACCCCACAGCCATTACACCAAACTGGTAAACAAAGCCAATGAAATTAAATCCATATCCCCCATTTTCTATTATCCATATATAGACCTTTATAAAAATGCATTAAAAAGGGATGCAGACGTAAAACTCATTTTATCCCCATTAATACTGGCTAAAATGACCGAAACTGCAGGTGTAGAAATTATAAACCAGATTTTATCTTCAAAGAATTTTAAACTGTATAAAATAGAAGAAGATGTAAAAGTGGTCTTTACAGTCACCGAGAATTTTCTATCACTGGGTTTATTTTCAACTGAAGGACTGTATGATGCCACCATCAATTTAGTAAGTTATGATGTAGATGCAATCGAGTGGGGTAATAAATTATTCAGTTATTACTTGGATAAGGCTCAAAAATTCGATTTAGACAATTTAAGCAAATAA